Proteins encoded together in one Bosea sp. (in: a-proteobacteria) window:
- a CDS encoding N-acyl homoserine lactonase family protein, translating into MAGTVYELHALRYATNQGRKRFSNFLLHPGEDPHQGPMPLDFFVWVAVGGNRVFLIDSGSNAEVCTGRGHQFLICPSEALKRIGIAPEDVTDVILTHMHWDHAGNLEKFPNARFHVQPSEIAYATGPCMLHSHIRWPYDVEQMCAYLRMLFRGRVAFHDGDDELAPGLSVHHVGGHAKGLQIVRVQTRRGQVVVASDAIHFFENVSSATPFPIFVDLGEYLSGWTKVAALAESGEHIIPGHDPMVMKRYRAPSPELQGLAVKLSEAPVASDTDP; encoded by the coding sequence ATGGCCGGCACCGTCTACGAACTCCACGCGCTTCGTTACGCGACGAACCAGGGCCGGAAGCGCTTTTCGAATTTCCTGCTTCACCCGGGCGAGGATCCGCACCAGGGTCCGATGCCTCTCGATTTTTTCGTCTGGGTGGCGGTCGGCGGAAACAGGGTTTTCCTGATCGACAGCGGCAGCAACGCCGAAGTGTGCACCGGCCGCGGGCATCAGTTCCTGATCTGCCCGAGCGAGGCCCTGAAGCGGATCGGGATCGCTCCCGAAGACGTCACCGACGTCATCCTGACCCATATGCATTGGGACCATGCCGGCAATCTCGAGAAATTCCCGAATGCGCGCTTCCATGTCCAGCCGAGCGAGATCGCCTATGCGACCGGCCCCTGCATGCTGCATTCCCATATCCGCTGGCCTTACGACGTCGAGCAGATGTGCGCCTATCTGAGGATGCTCTTTCGGGGGCGCGTGGCCTTCCACGACGGTGATGACGAGCTGGCGCCCGGCCTGTCGGTGCACCATGTCGGAGGGCACGCCAAGGGCCTGCAGATCGTGCGGGTCCAGACCAGGCGCGGACAGGTCGTCGTCGCCTCCGACGCCATCCATTTCTTCGAGAACGTCAGCAGCGCGACCCCCTTCCCGATCTTCGTCGACCTGGGCGAATATCTCTCGGGCTGGACAAAGGTCGCCGCACTGGCCGAGAGCGGCGAGCATATCATCCCGGGGCACGATCCCATGGTCATGAAGCGCTATCGCGCTCCGAGCCCGGAATTGCAGGGCCTCGCGGTCAAGCTGAGCGAGGCGCCTGTGGCATCGGACACGGATCCCTGA